Proteins encoded together in one Hydrogenispora ethanolica window:
- a CDS encoding ABC transporter substrate-binding protein, whose translation MKKLGLCLMVLLLAFVVMMPIGNAAPKVTLTIATVNNPDMVIMARLAPKFTEKTGIGLKFVTLPENELRQKVTEDVGLGGGQYDIVTIGTYDTPFWGANKWVDSLEPYFAKMSDREQKAYDRNDLIKPIRSALSYKGAQYALPFYGESSMLFYRTDLFKAAGLKMPEQPTWDQVYAFAKKLNNPAKGIYGIALRGLPGWGENMAVFGTVINTFGGRWFDMKWQAQFNTPEMRSAFEFYKKIITEAGEPGATTAGYTECLALFQNAKAAMWYDATVSAGTLMGKDSKVIGKTGYALAPIVKKSNAGWLWAWSLAIESSSRNKDAAFKFLTWATSKEYIKLVGETIGWAQVPPGTRESTYTNPKYLKAAPFAKRTIAAIKNADYDHPTVQDVPYVGIQYVSIPEFQNLGDQVAQQLAAYLSGKQDLDATLKQCQDVSNNVAKEGGYQK comes from the coding sequence ATGAAGAAACTTGGTTTATGTTTGATGGTTTTGCTCCTGGCTTTCGTGGTAATGATGCCGATCGGCAATGCCGCCCCCAAGGTGACGTTGACGATCGCCACCGTGAACAACCCGGACATGGTGATCATGGCCAGATTGGCTCCCAAATTCACCGAGAAAACTGGCATCGGCTTGAAATTCGTTACGCTGCCGGAGAATGAATTGCGGCAGAAAGTCACCGAGGACGTCGGACTGGGCGGCGGCCAGTACGATATCGTAACCATCGGCACCTATGATACGCCGTTTTGGGGCGCCAACAAATGGGTGGATTCTTTGGAACCGTATTTTGCCAAGATGTCCGATAGAGAGCAGAAAGCCTATGATCGCAATGATTTAATCAAACCGATCCGCAGCGCTCTATCCTATAAAGGAGCCCAATACGCGCTGCCGTTTTACGGGGAAAGCAGCATGCTGTTTTACCGCACCGACCTGTTTAAAGCCGCCGGGCTGAAAATGCCGGAACAACCGACCTGGGATCAGGTTTACGCATTTGCCAAGAAATTGAACAATCCCGCCAAAGGCATCTACGGCATCGCGTTGCGCGGCCTTCCCGGCTGGGGCGAGAATATGGCGGTTTTTGGAACGGTGATCAATACGTTTGGCGGCAGATGGTTCGACATGAAGTGGCAAGCCCAGTTTAATACGCCGGAAATGCGCAGCGCTTTTGAGTTTTATAAGAAGATCATCACCGAGGCCGGCGAGCCGGGCGCAACCACCGCCGGTTATACCGAATGCCTGGCGCTTTTCCAAAACGCCAAAGCCGCCATGTGGTATGATGCGACGGTTTCCGCCGGAACGTTAATGGGCAAAGATTCCAAGGTGATCGGCAAAACCGGCTATGCGTTGGCGCCGATCGTTAAAAAATCCAACGCCGGCTGGCTTTGGGCCTGGTCGCTGGCCATTGAGTCTTCTTCCAGGAATAAAGATGCGGCTTTCAAATTCCTGACCTGGGCTACCAGCAAAGAGTATATTAAGCTGGTCGGCGAGACCATCGGTTGGGCGCAGGTTCCGCCGGGAACCCGCGAATCCACTTATACCAATCCGAAGTACCTCAAGGCCGCTCCGTTCGCCAAACGGACCATCGCGGCCATCAAGAACGCCGATTACGATCACCCGACCGTCCAGGATGTGCCGTATGTCGGCATCCAGTATGTTTCCATTCCCGAATTCCAGAACCTGGGCGATCAGGTCGCGCAGCAATTGGCCGCTTATCTATCCGGCAAGCAGGACCTCGACGCTACCTTGAAACAGTGCCAGGACGTTTCCAACAATGTCGCCAAAGAAGGCGGCTATCAGAAATAA